Proteins from one Bacteroidota bacterium genomic window:
- a CDS encoding DUF2807 domain-containing protein: MKIRILLISITLVSLFLPGCFINCIVGSGDVVSEERNVEAFNSIDLSGTANVYISKNRKNKVEIKTDDNILPLVETFVKNGKLFISNKNCISKTTVFDIYISMAEIEELNVSGSGQIHSEDKFKSNEIKLIVSGSGEILIDIKANFVKSRISGSGEIELKGNTDRQDVRISGSGEYNSFDLFSNIAIVDVSGSGNCEVNVEKSLEAEVSGSGDIEYKGEPKEVNTKVSGSGSIKKRN; this comes from the coding sequence ATGAAAATTCGTATATTGTTGATTTCGATAACATTAGTAAGTTTATTTCTGCCCGGCTGTTTCATAAATTGCATTGTTGGCTCGGGCGATGTAGTTTCGGAAGAACGTAATGTTGAGGCGTTTAATAGTATTGATTTAAGTGGTACTGCAAATGTCTATATTTCGAAAAACAGGAAAAACAAAGTCGAAATAAAAACAGACGATAATATATTACCGCTGGTTGAAACTTTCGTCAAAAATGGGAAATTATTTATTTCAAATAAGAATTGTATAAGCAAAACTACAGTTTTCGATATTTACATTTCTATGGCTGAAATCGAAGAATTGAACGTTTCAGGTTCTGGTCAGATTCATTCGGAAGATAAATTTAAAAGTAATGAAATTAAGTTAATTGTTAGTGGTTCGGGCGAAATTCTTATAGATATAAAAGCAAATTTTGTAAAATCAAGAATTTCCGGCTCTGGCGAAATTGAATTGAAAGGAAATACAGACAGACAAGATGTAAGGATAAGTGGGTCAGGAGAGTACAATTCATTCGATCTGTTTTCAAATATTGCAATTGTAGATGTTAGCGGTTCAGGAAATTGTGAAGTGAATGTTGAAAAGTCGCTTGAAGCAGAAGTTAGCGGAAGCGGAGATATTGAATATAAAGGCGAACCAAAGGAAGTGAATACCAAAGTTTCGGGTTCAGGTTCAATAAAAAAGCGAAATTAA
- the ribD gene encoding bifunctional diaminohydroxyphosphoribosylaminopyrimidine deaminase/5-amino-6-(5-phosphoribosylamino)uracil reductase RibD, with protein sequence MKNHEKYIKRCLQLAKLGIGNIAPNPMVGSVIVYKDKIIGEGYHQNYGEAHAEVNAINSVKDKSLLSESTIYVNLEPCSHFGKTPPCADFIIENKIPNVVIGSVDSSSKVCGKGISKLKNAGINACVGILEDECRNLNRRFFIFNEKKRPFVIIKFAKTTDGFIDIDRENITNTRPAWITNEISRTLVHKWRAEESSIMAGTETILKDNPNLNIRSWTGKNPTRLILDKQNRLSKSSNVFDQNQATIIFSKKGNESKNNLEYIKIDDDFENLRTILSELYNRNIQSIIVEGGSKLINSFVQQNLWDEARIFIGNQFFHKGIKAPEIEGKVISIDNLEESKLMIFENSL encoded by the coding sequence TTGAAAAACCACGAAAAATATATTAAGCGATGTTTACAGCTTGCTAAATTAGGAATTGGAAATATAGCTCCAAATCCTATGGTGGGCTCTGTTATTGTTTATAAAGATAAAATAATTGGCGAAGGCTATCATCAAAATTATGGTGAAGCTCATGCCGAAGTGAATGCAATAAATTCGGTGAAAGATAAATCATTGCTTTCAGAATCAACAATTTATGTAAATCTTGAGCCATGCTCACATTTTGGGAAAACTCCGCCTTGTGCCGATTTTATTATTGAAAATAAAATCCCGAATGTTGTTATTGGAAGTGTTGATAGTTCATCGAAAGTTTGTGGTAAAGGAATTTCAAAACTGAAAAATGCTGGAATAAATGCTTGTGTGGGTATTCTGGAAGATGAATGTCGAAATTTAAATAGAAGATTTTTTATTTTTAATGAAAAAAAGCGACCGTTTGTAATAATCAAATTTGCAAAAACTACAGATGGATTTATCGACATAGATAGAGAAAATATCACAAATACCCGACCAGCCTGGATAACTAATGAAATTTCTCGAACATTGGTACACAAATGGCGTGCGGAAGAAAGCTCAATTATGGCTGGAACCGAAACAATTTTAAAAGATAATCCTAATTTGAATATTAGAAGCTGGACAGGAAAAAACCCTACGCGACTGATTCTCGACAAACAAAACAGACTAAGTAAATCTTCAAATGTTTTCGACCAAAATCAAGCTACTATTATTTTTAGCAAAAAAGGAAACGAATCGAAAAATAATTTGGAATATATAAAAATCGATGATGATTTTGAAAATCTTAGAACAATACTTTCCGAGCTTTACAATCGTAATATTCAGTCCATTATTGTAGAAGGAGGCTCTAAACTAATAAACTCTTTTGTGCAACAAAATCTTTGGGATGAAGCTCGGATTTTTATTGGAAATCAGTTTTTTCATAAAGGAATAAAAGCTCCAGAAATTGAAGGAAAGGTAATATCAATTGATAATTTAGAAGAATCGAAACTAATGATATTTGA
- the ychF gene encoding redox-regulated ATPase YchF, whose protein sequence is MALQCGIIGLTNSGKTTLFNCISDNKAESTAFAFSTNKSNIGTIKVPDNRLAELNSHQETQKIIPTTVEIVDVPGLTKGSNKGEGVGNKFLSDIKNTDALIHVLRCFDDENLPHIDGSVNPIRDMETIDLELQIKDLESVEKKIVRLEKIVKSGDKDAKKGIEVLKIYKDHLENFQPARTAPVEKLDAKHIDDLFLFSAKPVFYVCNVDEGSAVSGNNYVEEVKEALKEHNAEILTIAAGLESEIAELESLEDRQEFLEDVGLSEPSVNSLIRSAYKILNLETFFTVGPKEIRAWTLKKGMTAPQAAGVIHSDLERGFIRAEVMKYNDFVTLGSENACKEKGKLSIEGKNYIVEDGDILHIRFNV, encoded by the coding sequence ATGGCATTACAATGTGGAATAATCGGATTAACAAATTCAGGAAAAACAACACTATTTAATTGTATATCTGATAATAAAGCTGAATCTACAGCTTTTGCATTCAGTACAAATAAATCAAATATTGGAACAATAAAAGTTCCGGATAATCGACTGGCAGAATTAAATTCGCATCAGGAAACTCAAAAAATAATTCCAACAACAGTGGAAATTGTCGATGTTCCAGGTTTAACAAAAGGTTCGAATAAAGGCGAAGGAGTAGGAAATAAATTTTTGTCGGATATAAAAAACACCGATGCTTTGATTCATGTATTGCGCTGTTTCGATGATGAAAATTTGCCACATATTGATGGTTCTGTTAATCCGATTCGAGATATGGAAACTATTGATTTAGAGCTGCAAATAAAAGATCTTGAGTCAGTAGAAAAGAAGATTGTAAGATTAGAAAAAATAGTAAAGTCAGGCGATAAAGATGCAAAAAAAGGAATTGAAGTTTTAAAAATTTACAAAGACCATCTTGAAAACTTTCAGCCTGCAAGGACTGCTCCCGTAGAAAAGTTGGATGCAAAACATATAGACGATTTGTTTCTTTTTTCTGCAAAACCAGTTTTTTATGTATGTAATGTTGACGAAGGTTCAGCAGTTTCGGGCAATAATTATGTTGAAGAAGTTAAGGAAGCTTTGAAGGAACATAATGCAGAAATTTTGACAATAGCCGCTGGTTTAGAGTCAGAAATTGCTGAATTGGAAAGCCTTGAAGACAGACAAGAATTTCTTGAAGATGTTGGACTTAGCGAGCCTAGTGTAAATTCGCTAATTCGCTCTGCTTATAAAATCTTAAATCTCGAAACATTTTTTACAGTTGGACCTAAAGAAATTAGAGCCTGGACTTTGAAAAAAGGGATGACTGCTCCACAAGCCGCCGGAGTAATTCACAGCGATCTCGAACGAGGTTTTATTCGTGCAGAAGTTATGAAATACAATGATTTTGTAACTCTTGGTTCAGAAAATGCTTGCAAAGAAAAAGGAAAACTTTCTATTGAAGGGAAAAATTACATTGTCGAAGATGGTGATATTTTACATATTAGATTCAATGTATAA
- a CDS encoding PD-(D/E)XK nuclease family transposase, which translates to MNEFREKYINPFTDYGFKRLFGEEINKELLLDFLNELLKEEQGKITSLTYLKNENLGATELNRKAVFDLYCTNERGEKFIVELQKTKQKFFKDRTLYYSTFPIQEQAVKGSGWDFKLEKVYTIAILDFVFDEDENQPEKYRYDVKLTEQETKVVFYDKLTFIYLEMPKFKKSVEELETRFDKWLYVIKNLHKLDRIPEKLKEKIFFQLFQIAEIAKFTHEEYLDYEDSLKYYRDIKNSLDTAREEGREEGREEGREEGRKREQIEIAKKMLNIGVEINIIRKATGLSEKEINQLEA; encoded by the coding sequence ATGAACGAATTTAGAGAGAAATATATTAATCCTTTTACTGATTATGGTTTTAAAAGGCTTTTTGGCGAAGAAATCAATAAAGAATTGTTGCTCGATTTTTTAAACGAATTATTAAAAGAAGAGCAAGGAAAAATCACATCCCTAACTTATCTCAAAAATGAGAATTTGGGTGCCACTGAATTAAACAGAAAAGCAGTTTTTGATCTATATTGCACTAATGAAAGAGGGGAGAAATTTATTGTTGAATTACAAAAAACAAAACAGAAATTCTTTAAGGATAGGACATTGTATTATTCTACTTTTCCTATTCAAGAGCAAGCTGTAAAAGGTAGCGGATGGGATTTCAAATTAGAAAAAGTCTATACAATTGCAATTCTTGATTTTGTTTTCGATGAAGATGAGAATCAGCCGGAAAAATACAGATATGATGTAAAACTTACAGAGCAAGAAACAAAAGTAGTTTTTTATGATAAATTGACTTTCATCTATTTAGAAATGCCAAAGTTTAAAAAATCTGTAGAAGAATTAGAAACCAGATTCGATAAGTGGCTATATGTTATTAAAAATCTTCACAAACTTGACAGAATCCCTGAAAAACTAAAAGAAAAAATATTTTTTCAATTATTCCAAATAGCCGAAATTGCAAAATTTACACATGAAGAATATTTAGATTACGAAGACAGTTTAAAGTATTATAGAGATATTAAAAACTCCTTAGATACTGCAAGAGAAGAAGGAAGAGAGGAAGGAAGAGAGGAAGGAAGAGAAGAAGGAAGAAAAAGAGAACAAATTGAAATTGCAAAAAAAATGCTAAATATTGGTGTGGAAATCAATATTATTAGAAAAGCAACTGGTCTATCAGAAAAAGAAATAAATCAATTAGAAGCTTAA
- a CDS encoding BcpO-related WXXGXW repeat protein produces MKKSKLVLIALSFFAFTLISCYTSRVVVHKQSKKPPRPTTILVPASVPKPGPSYVWVDGYYKWDKRSGKYLWVKGHWKKGKKTKRVKKPRRR; encoded by the coding sequence ATGAAAAAAAGTAAACTTGTTTTAATAGCCTTATCATTTTTTGCTTTCACTTTAATTTCGTGTTATACGAGCCGAGTTGTCGTACATAAACAATCAAAAAAGCCACCACGCCCTACAACAATTTTAGTTCCGGCAAGTGTTCCAAAACCAGGACCTTCTTATGTTTGGGTTGACGGATACTATAAATGGGATAAGAGATCAGGGAAATATTTATGGGTGAAGGGACACTGGAAAAAAGGAAAAAAAACAAAAAGAGTGAAAAAACCTCGCAGAAGATAG